From Actinomyces sp. oral taxon 171 str. F0337, one genomic window encodes:
- a CDS encoding FKBP-type peptidyl-prolyl cis-trans isomerase, which translates to MRRTSLTLTALAAAACLALAGCSGSSSSSASASKVAASETPVPAATAPVDCSTLTIDSDSESLPAVGGDAGKQPTVTWKKDAQAPKNLTVKTLTKGNGAEIDAAGVVKANYTGWQWDGTDPFDTSFKSGAPVTFPLGNVIQGWKCGLAGHHVGDRVVMSIPPELAYGNKAAQDAQAAQAGGAQQQGQQNPAGTLVFVVEIVDGVSGKISGGSASATMEGEEAVSQRGITVSGELGQPAKLSIGADAAQPAKSEVIVLARGSGPAIKESSTAVMNIAGNYWDGSQPSNTWEQHAAESINMAQAQQSVPGLIGVPEGSRIVVLMPPVQATGQQQGIPASAYVMDVEKVF; encoded by the coding sequence GTGCGCCGCACATCCCTGACCCTGACTGCCCTGGCCGCGGCCGCCTGCCTCGCGCTGGCCGGCTGCTCGGGGTCGTCCTCCTCCTCAGCATCGGCGTCCAAGGTCGCTGCCTCCGAGACCCCGGTGCCGGCGGCCACGGCGCCCGTGGACTGCTCCACCCTGACGATCGACTCCGACTCCGAGTCGTTGCCGGCCGTCGGTGGTGACGCGGGCAAACAGCCCACTGTGACCTGGAAGAAGGATGCGCAGGCACCTAAGAACCTCACCGTCAAGACGTTGACGAAGGGGAACGGGGCTGAGATCGACGCCGCCGGTGTGGTCAAGGCCAACTACACGGGCTGGCAGTGGGACGGCACCGACCCCTTCGACACCTCCTTCAAGAGCGGCGCACCGGTGACCTTCCCGCTGGGGAACGTGATCCAGGGATGGAAGTGCGGTCTGGCCGGGCACCACGTGGGTGACCGGGTCGTCATGTCGATTCCCCCGGAGCTGGCCTACGGCAACAAGGCGGCCCAGGATGCTCAGGCCGCCCAGGCCGGCGGCGCCCAGCAGCAGGGGCAGCAGAACCCGGCCGGGACGCTCGTGTTCGTCGTCGAGATCGTCGACGGCGTCAGCGGCAAGATCTCCGGCGGCTCGGCCTCGGCCACGATGGAGGGAGAGGAAGCCGTCAGTCAGCGCGGCATCACGGTCAGCGGTGAGCTCGGCCAGCCGGCGAAGCTCTCCATCGGGGCCGATGCCGCCCAGCCGGCCAAGTCCGAGGTCATCGTGCTGGCGCGCGGCTCCGGTCCGGCCATCAAGGAGAGCTCCACGGCCGTGATGAACATTGCCGGAAACTACTGGGACGGATCCCAGCCGTCCAACACCTGGGAGCAGCACGCCGCCGAGTCGATCAACATGGCGCAGGCACAGCAGTCCGTTCCGGGACTGATCGGTGTGCCGGAAGGCTCCCGAATCGTGGTGCTCATGCCGCCGGTGCAGGCTACGGGCCAGCAGCAGGGGATCCCGGCGTCGGCTTACGTCATGGACGTTGAGAAGGTTTTCTAG
- a CDS encoding ABC-F family ATP-binding cassette domain-containing protein → MINVQDLTMRIGARQLVAHAGFRVDKGMRIGLVGRNGAGKTTMTKLLAAASVAQGAGRAVNDADERHGLEAVEHEGTITCTSSVGYLPQDTKVGDLSEIARDRILSARGIDALLARIRKAEERIAVTEGEAQAKALDRYTRLDHEFTMAGGYAAASEAARISAALGLPDRVLDQPIGTLSGGQRRRVELSRVLFQQPDTLLLDEPTNHLDHDSILWLRDHLRTYAGGFIVISHDVELLRDTVNQVMYLDAGRGVLDVYHLGWDAYLKQRADDEHRRRRERANAEKKAAALRAQGEKMRAKATKAVAAQQMLKRAERLMADLEDEAAVEKVAHLRFPDPAPCGKTPLRAAGLSKAYGSLEVFAGVDLAIDRGSRVVVLGLNGAGKTTLLRLLGGVEEPDSGEVIPGHGLKIGYYAQEHETIDTAATVVENLRRAAPGMDDTQVRSVLGSFLFSGSDADKPARVLSGGEKTRLALAMLVVSSANVLLLDEPTNNLDPASREEILGALGTFAGAVVLVTHDEGAVEALNPDRVLLLPDGDEDLWGPEYLELVALA, encoded by the coding sequence GTGATCAATGTCCAGGACCTCACCATGCGTATCGGTGCCCGCCAGCTCGTCGCTCACGCCGGCTTCCGGGTCGACAAGGGGATGCGCATCGGCCTCGTGGGCCGCAACGGCGCAGGCAAGACCACCATGACCAAGCTGCTCGCCGCCGCTTCCGTGGCCCAGGGCGCAGGCCGCGCCGTCAACGACGCCGATGAGCGCCACGGCCTGGAGGCCGTCGAGCACGAGGGCACGATCACCTGCACGAGCTCGGTGGGCTACCTGCCCCAGGACACCAAGGTCGGAGACCTCAGTGAGATCGCCCGGGACCGGATCCTCTCGGCCCGCGGCATCGACGCGCTCCTGGCCCGCATCCGCAAGGCCGAGGAGCGCATCGCCGTCACCGAGGGGGAGGCCCAGGCCAAGGCCCTGGACCGCTATACGCGCCTGGACCACGAGTTCACCATGGCCGGCGGATACGCCGCCGCCTCGGAGGCCGCTCGCATCAGTGCCGCCCTGGGCCTGCCCGACCGCGTCCTCGACCAGCCCATCGGCACGCTCTCAGGCGGCCAGCGCCGTCGGGTCGAGCTCTCCCGGGTCCTGTTCCAGCAGCCCGACACGCTCCTGCTCGACGAGCCCACCAACCACCTCGACCACGACTCGATCCTGTGGCTACGAGACCACCTGCGCACCTACGCCGGGGGCTTCATCGTCATCAGTCACGACGTCGAGCTCCTGCGTGACACCGTCAACCAGGTCATGTACCTCGACGCCGGCCGCGGGGTCCTCGACGTCTACCACCTGGGTTGGGACGCCTACCTCAAGCAGCGTGCCGACGACGAGCACCGGCGCCGTCGAGAGCGCGCCAACGCGGAGAAGAAGGCCGCCGCCCTGCGGGCCCAGGGGGAGAAGATGCGGGCCAAGGCCACCAAGGCCGTGGCCGCCCAGCAGATGCTCAAGCGGGCCGAGCGCCTCATGGCCGATCTGGAGGACGAGGCCGCCGTGGAGAAGGTCGCCCACCTGCGCTTCCCCGACCCGGCCCCCTGCGGCAAGACCCCGCTGCGCGCCGCCGGACTGTCCAAGGCCTACGGCTCCCTGGAGGTCTTCGCCGGCGTGGACCTGGCCATCGACCGCGGCAGCCGGGTCGTGGTCCTGGGCCTCAACGGCGCCGGCAAGACCACGCTCCTGCGCCTGCTCGGCGGGGTGGAGGAGCCCGACTCCGGCGAGGTCATCCCCGGCCACGGCCTCAAGATCGGCTACTACGCCCAGGAGCACGAGACCATCGACACCGCGGCGACCGTCGTGGAGAACCTGCGCCGCGCCGCCCCCGGCATGGACGACACCCAGGTGCGCAGCGTCCTGGGATCCTTCCTCTTCTCGGGCTCGGACGCCGACAAGCCCGCCCGGGTCCTCTCCGGAGGGGAGAAGACCCGCCTGGCCCTGGCCATGCTCGTGGTCTCCAGCGCCAACGTCCTCCTGCTCGACGAGCCCACGAACAACCTCGACCCCGCCAGCCGCGAGGAGATCCTCGGGGCGCTGGGCACCTTCGCCGGTGCCGTCGTCCTGGTCACCCACGATGAGGGCGCTGTCGAGGCCCTGAACCCCGACCGGGTCCTCCTGCTGCCCGACGGCGACGAGGACCTGTGGGGGCCGGAGTACCTCGAGCTGGTGGCCCTGGCCTGA
- a CDS encoding class I SAM-dependent methyltransferase, whose product MSSSHVWSAYSARAEEYAEALGHMAATAQEDRQLIARWARGVQGRIVDLGCGPGHWTAYLHGLGLEVEGVDPVEGFIEIARAQHPHVTYRQGSSGCLPASSYGAVLAWYSLIHIPPQELPGTLASLRDSLQPRGSLLIGFFAGDRVEAFPHAVVPAYYWPLQDLGSLLERSGFDVLDAERRKVAGARDHGSISCRAV is encoded by the coding sequence ATGAGCTCCAGTCATGTGTGGTCGGCCTACAGCGCTCGCGCTGAGGAGTACGCGGAGGCGCTTGGCCATATGGCGGCGACGGCGCAGGAGGATCGGCAGCTCATCGCCCGATGGGCGCGAGGGGTGCAAGGACGGATCGTTGATCTGGGGTGCGGGCCGGGGCACTGGACCGCTTATCTTCATGGCCTGGGCCTGGAGGTCGAAGGAGTGGACCCGGTCGAGGGCTTCATCGAGATCGCCCGCGCCCAGCACCCGCACGTGACCTATCGGCAGGGCTCCTCCGGCTGTCTGCCCGCGAGCTCCTATGGTGCCGTCCTGGCCTGGTACTCCCTCATTCACATCCCGCCTCAGGAGCTGCCCGGAACGCTGGCGTCCTTGAGAGACAGTCTCCAGCCGCGAGGGAGCCTGCTCATCGGGTTCTTCGCCGGGGACCGGGTCGAGGCGTTCCCGCACGCGGTCGTCCCGGCCTACTACTGGCCCCTGCAGGACCTGGGCTCGCTTCTGGAGCGCAGCGGGTTCGATGTCCTGGACGCGGAGCGTCGCAAGGTCGCCGGCGCACGCGACCACGGCAGCATCTCCTGCCGCGCGGTTTAG
- a CDS encoding glucose PTS transporter subunit IIA yields the protein MATTTSTPEAILDAVGGAENIIHFTHCATRLRFELKDASGIDKAAVETIPGVMGAVPQSGDRYQIVIGGAVQSVYDEINNLPAMKSRGGSSGSDQSDADVKAAARAKARGKNAYVDAFFEYLSDSFRPLLPVLLGASLIIAGLAVLDAFGVINASDPNLTAEDKPAAQVFAEAMYKSVFHFLPIMVAYNAAKKLNIDPWVGASVMAALMTPQFVDLSKAIGSTCTHNATLNKDLCVAHVAGVPMQLNDYSGQVFVPLMMVAVLALVYKGLAKLIPSNVQMVFVPFFSFIIMMPVTAFIIGPVGIWVGTGLGSGLAWLNTSAPIVFAIVIPLLYPFLVPLGLHWPLNAIMLANISTLGYDFIQGPMGSWNFACFGATAGVLVLAIRDKDKVMRQTAFGALAAGLFGGISEPSLYGIHLRFKRIYPRLLAGCLVGGLITGIGGGIKASTFVFSSLLSIPVFTPMALYGIAITAAFATSMALIILTDYRTKEERAEARAAAAAAGETISSTEAEPTEKKQADDGAAAAAAPAEEGDRTAKAPTPKPALVPGAVTEIASPLKATTMDLDKVPDPVFSSGAVGQGVGLEPQGDIVVTAPADGTVVVAPSSGHAFGITLDNGVEILIHVGLDTVNLEGQGFDVKVSQGDRVSEGQELVRVDRSVIEQAGYPLTTPVLVTNTASFASVEVVGGDSVEPGEALIKVTAPEA from the coding sequence ATGGCAACCACGACCTCAACCCCTGAGGCAATCCTCGACGCCGTGGGCGGCGCCGAGAACATCATCCATTTCACCCACTGCGCCACCCGACTGCGCTTCGAGCTCAAGGACGCCTCCGGCATCGACAAGGCGGCCGTCGAGACCATTCCGGGTGTCATGGGCGCCGTCCCCCAGTCCGGGGACCGCTACCAGATCGTCATCGGTGGTGCCGTGCAGAGCGTGTACGACGAGATCAACAACCTGCCGGCCATGAAGAGCCGGGGAGGATCATCCGGCTCGGATCAGTCCGACGCCGACGTCAAGGCCGCCGCCCGCGCCAAGGCCCGCGGCAAGAACGCCTACGTCGACGCCTTCTTCGAGTACCTGTCCGACTCCTTCCGTCCCCTGCTGCCGGTGCTGCTGGGCGCGTCGCTCATCATCGCCGGTCTTGCGGTACTGGATGCGTTCGGCGTCATCAATGCCAGTGATCCGAACCTGACGGCCGAGGACAAGCCCGCCGCACAGGTCTTCGCGGAAGCCATGTACAAGTCGGTGTTCCACTTCCTGCCCATCATGGTGGCCTACAACGCCGCCAAGAAGCTCAACATCGACCCCTGGGTCGGTGCCTCGGTCATGGCAGCGCTGATGACGCCTCAATTCGTTGACCTCAGCAAGGCGATCGGATCGACCTGCACCCACAACGCCACGTTGAACAAGGACCTGTGCGTCGCACATGTCGCGGGCGTTCCCATGCAGCTCAACGACTACAGCGGCCAGGTCTTCGTTCCCCTCATGATGGTCGCCGTCCTGGCCCTGGTCTACAAGGGTCTGGCCAAGCTCATTCCCTCCAACGTGCAGATGGTGTTTGTTCCGTTCTTCTCCTTCATCATCATGATGCCGGTGACGGCCTTCATCATCGGTCCAGTAGGTATCTGGGTCGGTACAGGCCTGGGATCCGGACTGGCATGGCTCAACACGAGCGCCCCGATCGTCTTCGCGATCGTCATCCCACTGCTCTATCCGTTCCTGGTGCCGCTGGGTCTGCACTGGCCCCTCAACGCCATCATGCTGGCCAACATCAGTACGCTGGGCTACGACTTCATCCAGGGCCCCATGGGCTCGTGGAACTTCGCATGCTTCGGCGCCACCGCCGGTGTGCTGGTCCTGGCCATTCGTGACAAGGACAAGGTCATGCGTCAGACGGCCTTCGGCGCCCTGGCCGCCGGCCTCTTCGGTGGCATCTCCGAGCCGAGCCTCTACGGTATCCACCTGCGCTTCAAGCGCATCTACCCGCGTCTGCTGGCCGGCTGTCTCGTGGGCGGTCTCATCACCGGTATCGGCGGCGGCATCAAGGCCTCGACCTTCGTGTTCAGCTCGCTGCTGAGCATCCCGGTCTTCACCCCAATGGCACTGTACGGCATCGCCATCACCGCGGCCTTCGCCACCTCGATGGCTCTCATCATTCTCACGGACTACCGCACCAAGGAGGAGAGGGCCGAGGCCCGTGCGGCTGCGGCCGCTGCCGGTGAGACGATCTCCTCCACTGAAGCGGAGCCTACTGAGAAGAAGCAGGCCGACGACGGCGCCGCTGCGGCTGCTGCTCCCGCTGAGGAGGGCGACCGGACTGCGAAGGCCCCCACGCCCAAGCCGGCGCTCGTTCCCGGCGCGGTCACTGAGATCGCCTCACCGCTCAAGGCCACGACCATGGACCTGGACAAGGTCCCCGACCCGGTGTTCTCCTCGGGCGCCGTCGGTCAGGGCGTAGGCCTGGAGCCCCAGGGCGACATCGTCGTCACGGCTCCGGCCGACGGCACCGTCGTCGTGGCCCCGTCCTCGGGGCACGCCTTCGGCATCACCCTGGACAACGGCGTGGAGATCCTCATCCACGTGGGTCTGGACACCGTCAACCTGGAGGGCCAGGGCTTCGACGTCAAGGTCTCCCAGGGCGATCGCGTCAGCGAGGGTCAGGAGCTCGTCCGCGTGGACCGCTCCGTCATCGAGCAGGCCGGCTACCCGCTGACCACTCCGGTACTCGTCACCAACACCGCCTCCTTCGCCTCGGTCGAGGTCGTCGGTGGTGATTCGGTTGAGCCCGGTGAGGCCCTCATCAAGGTCACCGCGCCCGAGGCCTGA
- a CDS encoding ABC transporter ATP-binding protein → MTSVLHLDDVSLHRGSHQILSHVSWTVEEGQHWVLLGSNGAGKTTIARIASARLFPSSGTVDILSERLGRVDVSELHPRIGLLSSALAADVQDGEKVLGVVLSASYGRIGRWREEYDDFDLERAHALLGALEAGHLVDRLWGTLSSGERKRVELARALMPDPEMLFLDEPASGLDLAGREQLLAALTEIISSPDSPSMVLVTHHLEEIPEGFTHALTLREGKVVGSGPLEQVLTVDTISTTFGMPLEVTYDRGRYAARGRPVGHGRRVAAARG, encoded by the coding sequence ATGACCAGTGTCCTGCACCTCGACGACGTCTCGCTGCACCGCGGCAGCCACCAGATCCTCAGCCACGTCAGCTGGACCGTGGAGGAGGGCCAGCACTGGGTGCTGCTGGGATCCAACGGCGCGGGCAAGACCACGATCGCCAGGATCGCCTCGGCCAGGCTCTTCCCGTCCTCCGGCACGGTGGACATCCTCTCCGAGAGGCTCGGGCGCGTGGACGTCTCCGAGCTGCACCCCCGTATCGGCCTGTTGTCCTCGGCCCTGGCCGCCGACGTCCAGGACGGCGAGAAGGTGCTCGGCGTGGTCCTGTCGGCCTCCTACGGGCGCATCGGGCGCTGGCGCGAGGAGTACGACGACTTTGACCTTGAGCGCGCTCACGCCCTGCTGGGTGCCCTGGAGGCCGGGCACCTGGTCGACCGGCTGTGGGGAACGCTGTCATCGGGGGAGCGCAAGCGCGTCGAGCTGGCTCGCGCTCTCATGCCGGACCCGGAGATGCTCTTCCTCGACGAGCCCGCCTCGGGCCTGGACCTGGCCGGCCGTGAACAGCTCCTGGCGGCGCTCACCGAGATCATCTCCTCGCCCGACTCACCCTCCATGGTCCTGGTGACCCACCACCTGGAGGAGATTCCGGAGGGCTTCACCCACGCACTCACGCTGCGTGAGGGGAAGGTCGTGGGCTCCGGTCCGCTGGAGCAGGTCCTCACCGTGGACACGATCAGCACGACCTTCGGCATGCCGCTGGAGGTCACCTACGACCGCGGTCGCTACGCCGCCAGGGGCCGACCCGTCGGCCACGGCAGGCGCGTCGCCGCGGCCAGGGGCTGA
- a CDS encoding superoxide dismutase, which translates to MAVYTLPELPYDYAALEPHISGKIMELHHDKHHAAYVTGANAALEALAAAREAGDLAAINLWEKNLAFNLGGHTNHSIFWKNLSPNGGGQPEGELAEAIKDSFGSFEKFQAQFTATAMGIQGSGWAVLAYDSISGKLVTFQLFDQQGNVPVGTIPLFMVDMWEHAFYLDYLNVKADYVKAVWNIANWQDVSERLADAVAKAQGLIVR; encoded by the coding sequence ATGGCCGTGTACACCCTTCCCGAGCTCCCCTACGACTACGCCGCCCTGGAGCCCCACATCTCCGGCAAGATCATGGAGCTCCACCACGACAAGCACCACGCCGCCTACGTCACCGGCGCGAACGCCGCCCTGGAGGCCCTGGCCGCCGCCCGCGAGGCCGGCGACCTGGCCGCCATCAACCTGTGGGAGAAGAACCTCGCCTTCAACCTGGGCGGCCACACCAACCACTCCATCTTCTGGAAGAACCTCTCCCCCAATGGCGGAGGTCAGCCCGAGGGCGAGCTCGCGGAGGCCATCAAGGACTCCTTCGGCTCCTTCGAGAAGTTCCAGGCGCAGTTCACCGCCACCGCCATGGGCATCCAGGGCTCGGGCTGGGCCGTGCTCGCCTACGACTCCATCTCCGGAAAGCTCGTCACCTTCCAGCTCTTCGACCAGCAGGGCAACGTGCCCGTGGGCACTATCCCGCTGTTCATGGTGGACATGTGGGAGCACGCCTTCTACCTCGACTACCTCAACGTCAAGGCCGATTACGTCAAGGCCGTCTGGAACATCGCCAACTGGCAGGACGTCTCCGAGCGCCTGGCCGACGCCGTCGCCAAGGCCCAGGGTCTCATCGTCCGCTGA
- a CDS encoding TrmH family RNA methyltransferase: MIIELDDGADERLADYTRLTDVALRRRLETQRGLYMAESSKVITRAVAAGHAPRSFLMAPRHLAEMRPVIASAAGCGGNDDGGEVPVFVAPEEVLESITGFHLHRGALAAMNRPELIGVSELLSAARGGAGARRVAILEDLVDHTNVGAAFRSAAALGIDAVLVTPRCADPLYRRSVRVSMGTVFQVPWTRIERWPAMDELHGQGFTVAALALSDTSVALDEFAASTACTGADSRVAVVLGTEGDGLSHRTIAAADEVVRIPMAGGVDSLNVAAAAAVAFWALRLP; this comes from the coding sequence ATGATTATTGAGCTGGACGACGGGGCCGACGAGCGCCTGGCGGACTACACCAGGCTGACGGATGTGGCGCTGCGCCGTCGGTTGGAGACGCAGCGGGGCCTGTACATGGCCGAGTCCTCCAAGGTCATCACACGCGCCGTGGCCGCCGGGCACGCCCCGCGCTCCTTCCTTATGGCTCCGCGCCACCTGGCTGAGATGCGCCCGGTCATCGCCTCAGCGGCCGGCTGCGGGGGCAACGACGACGGCGGTGAGGTGCCCGTGTTCGTCGCCCCCGAGGAGGTCCTGGAGTCCATCACGGGTTTCCACCTGCACCGCGGGGCGCTGGCCGCCATGAACCGCCCCGAGCTCATCGGTGTTTCCGAGCTGCTGTCGGCCGCCCGCGGGGGAGCGGGGGCCAGGAGGGTCGCGATCCTGGAGGACCTGGTGGACCACACGAACGTGGGGGCCGCCTTCCGCAGCGCTGCCGCCCTGGGGATCGACGCCGTCCTGGTCACTCCGCGCTGCGCGGATCCCCTTTACCGGCGCAGTGTGCGCGTCTCCATGGGCACCGTCTTCCAGGTCCCCTGGACCCGGATCGAGCGCTGGCCCGCCATGGACGAGCTCCATGGCCAGGGCTTCACCGTGGCCGCCCTGGCGCTGTCGGACACCTCAGTGGCGCTGGACGAGTTCGCGGCGTCAACGGCTTGCACCGGTGCGGACTCCAGGGTCGCCGTCGTCCTGGGCACGGAGGGCGATGGGCTGTCCCACCGGACGATCGCCGCGGCCGACGAGGTGGTGCGCATCCCCATGGCCGGGGGAGTGGACTCCCTCAACGTGGCGGCGGCCGCCGCCGTGGCCTTCTGGGCGCTGCGTCTGCCCTGA
- a CDS encoding NfeD family protein, with protein MEWLIWVGGALLLIVIETVTADLTFLMIAGGALGGGLTSFLGGPVWAQVLVFACVSTLLLFAVRPWAKRRLAAATPQMKTNVDALIGRSATTITAVDDGGGRVRLGGEEWSARLAPAAQGGVTRLEAGVSVTVTQIDGAVAVVAPATTSAAAPAP; from the coding sequence ATGGAATGGCTGATCTGGGTCGGAGGGGCTCTGCTCCTCATCGTCATCGAGACGGTGACGGCCGACCTCACCTTCCTCATGATTGCCGGTGGTGCGCTGGGGGGAGGGCTGACATCCTTCCTCGGTGGGCCTGTGTGGGCGCAGGTACTGGTCTTCGCCTGCGTCTCCACCCTGCTGCTCTTCGCCGTGCGCCCCTGGGCCAAGCGGCGTCTGGCAGCCGCCACCCCACAGATGAAGACCAACGTCGACGCCCTCATCGGCAGGTCGGCCACCACCATCACCGCGGTGGATGACGGCGGCGGCCGAGTCCGTCTGGGCGGTGAGGAGTGGAGCGCCCGTCTGGCTCCCGCCGCCCAGGGTGGCGTCACCCGCCTGGAGGCCGGGGTGAGCGTGACCGTGACACAGATCGACGGGGCCGTGGCCGTGGTCGCCCCGGCGACGACCTCCGCCGCTGCGCCCGCGCCCTGA
- a CDS encoding SPFH domain-containing protein, producing the protein MPIVSIILLLVAVLVIVAIFRSVRIVKQSTAIIVERLGRFQAAYGAGMHFLVPFIDRVRNIMDLREQVVSFPPQPVITSDNLVVSIDSVVYYQITDPMRATYEISNYLQAIEQLTVTTLRNVVGSMDLEQTLTSRDQINGQLRGVLDQATGRWGIRVNSVELKSIDPPASIQGSMEQQMRAERDRRAAILTAEGVKQSQILTAEGDKQSAILRAEGQAQSAILKAQGESRAILQVFEAIHRGNADSKLLAYQYLQTLPKIANGSSSKMWIVPTEFTAALDGIAGALGGGKDGGPSGGSDDSDDDTRPGVDLSGSELDLGIASDLASISLQAPEEALAQARGEVESASQEASEEPAPKAGVPRKAPADETDGGATVTVPTSDGLEGAHAARGSHVADPEEEDQQPNSVPPRGGYGIQAQPGYGTPPGAPQGPYGA; encoded by the coding sequence GTGCCCATCGTCTCCATCATCTTGCTTCTCGTGGCCGTATTGGTCATCGTTGCCATCTTCCGATCGGTGCGGATCGTTAAGCAGAGCACCGCGATCATCGTTGAGCGCCTGGGGCGCTTCCAGGCGGCCTACGGCGCTGGAATGCACTTCCTGGTGCCCTTCATCGACCGGGTACGCAACATCATGGACCTGCGCGAGCAGGTCGTCTCCTTCCCGCCCCAGCCGGTCATCACCTCCGACAACCTCGTCGTGAGCATCGACTCGGTGGTCTACTACCAGATCACCGACCCCATGCGTGCCACCTACGAAATCTCCAACTACCTGCAGGCCATTGAGCAGCTGACGGTCACCACGCTGCGCAACGTCGTCGGCTCCATGGACCTGGAGCAGACGTTGACCAGCCGTGACCAGATCAATGGCCAGCTGCGCGGTGTCCTGGATCAGGCCACCGGCCGGTGGGGAATCCGCGTCAACAGCGTGGAGCTGAAGTCCATCGACCCGCCCGCCTCCATCCAGGGCTCCATGGAGCAGCAGATGCGCGCCGAGCGTGACCGCCGCGCCGCGATCCTGACCGCCGAGGGCGTCAAGCAGTCCCAGATTCTCACGGCCGAGGGTGACAAGCAGTCCGCCATCCTGCGCGCCGAGGGGCAGGCGCAGTCCGCGATCCTCAAGGCCCAGGGTGAGTCGCGCGCCATCCTCCAGGTCTTCGAAGCCATCCATCGCGGAAACGCCGACTCCAAGCTGCTGGCCTACCAGTACCTCCAGACCCTGCCCAAGATCGCCAACGGCTCCTCCTCCAAGATGTGGATCGTGCCCACTGAGTTCACGGCGGCGCTCGACGGCATCGCCGGCGCTCTCGGCGGTGGCAAGGATGGCGGCCCCAGCGGCGGCTCGGACGACTCCGACGACGATACCCGTCCCGGCGTCGACCTCTCAGGCAGCGAGCTCGACCTGGGCATCGCCTCGGACCTGGCCAGCATCAGCCTCCAAGCCCCCGAGGAGGCCCTCGCCCAGGCCCGGGGCGAGGTCGAGTCGGCCTCCCAGGAGGCCAGTGAGGAGCCCGCTCCCAAGGCAGGCGTTCCCCGGAAGGCTCCCGCGGATGAGACCGACGGCGGGGCCACGGTGACCGTCCCGACCTCCGACGGCCTGGAGGGTGCTCACGCCGCGCGCGGCAGTCACGTGGCCGATCCCGAGGAGGAGGATCAGCAGCCGAATTCCGTGCCCCCGCGCGGCGGTTACGGCATCCAGGCACAGCCCGGGTACGGCACGCCTCCCGGCGCGCCCCAGGGACCCTACGGAGCCTGA
- a CDS encoding HesB/IscA family protein yields the protein MAETTLTDTTDIEAPEHEVILTETAAAKVASLLAQEGRDDLRLRVAVQPGGCSGLVYQLYFDERLLDGDAVRAFPTGSDEMASVEVVVDRMSVPYLSGATIDFADTIEKQGFTIDNPNAAGSCACGESFH from the coding sequence ATGGCAGAGACCACCCTGACCGACACCACTGACATCGAGGCCCCCGAGCACGAGGTCATCCTCACCGAGACCGCCGCCGCGAAGGTCGCCAGCCTCCTGGCCCAGGAGGGGCGTGACGACCTGCGCCTGCGCGTGGCCGTCCAGCCCGGCGGCTGCTCCGGCCTGGTCTACCAGCTCTACTTCGACGAGCGGCTCCTGGACGGCGACGCCGTGCGCGCCTTCCCCACGGGCAGTGACGAGATGGCCAGCGTTGAGGTGGTCGTCGACCGCATGAGCGTGCCCTACCTGTCGGGCGCCACCATCGACTTCGCCGACACCATCGAGAAGCAGGGCTTCACCATCGACAACCCCAACGCCGCCGGAAGCTGCGCCTGCGGCGAGTCCTTCCACTGA